TCattgcacacactctctctgtaaTGTGATCGTTTCATGCCTTGAGCAATGCGACTGTCAGTGTGGCATGACATGAGGCCACAAATATCCAAAAGTGAATGATGCTTCCTTTGTATAATAGAGTGAATTCTATCAAATAACTCCCTGCCGTTTCGTCTAATGACGCTAAAGATGGAGGCAAATATTGGGTTGGGGTGACCCAGAATTGCAATTTTTCTATTTTCAGGTGAGGCTAATATTAAAACTCGTCATGATATTGTAACACTTGATTGAGgaagtttttttttggaatgtacaATGACATTTTGTGATGACAAAAGTGAATTTGTAGCTACTCACAAGTTTCCCTGTCATTTGACTTTCCATTCCTTATCATCATGAGAGAAATGACCTTTAGGGACATCAAATGACTTTTccctttttaaatgaaatatatcacATACATTTACCACAAGAAATGTCCCTAGTTCCTAAGTTTTCCCCCTCATCCTCTCattgaaaaacatttcatatttttaaaatgatatcttTATGGGTAATGATCCAATATTAGTTTGCTAGTTctacatacataaatattctTGTCTAAGATTGCAGttgaataataaaatagtttttggtTTCTAATttgataattacatttatttattttcacacttatTTATTTCCACAGCTATAAATGAAGGTTAATGCTAAGTATTTATTTTGGTCGTTCGATAATCTACTTTCTATGACTGCTCAGCGCAGAGCCTCAGTTCTtcttatttcataaaataaacaacagcGTCATCTTGTGGCCAGTGACAGTAATGACCGAAATGACTGCCCGGTTGCCATAGAGACAGCGAAACACAACATCACTCTCCAGCAAGTCATAATGCGGTCAACTGAGGAGAAAACTGTACTTTTATGTGCTTTAGATGATGATGTAGAGGGACTTAAGAGTCTTTTGGAAAGCCTTTTGGAGAGCGCCAACGATACTCAGCAATCAGAGAATATTTTGTGGGAAAAAGATGAGGTTGGAAGAAATGCGCTGTTTGTTGCGTGTACACTCGGACGGAGCGGAATAGTGCGCGAGCTCGTGCGGAACGGCGCTGACGTCAATGAACTCACAGCGCGTGGTAATTAGCGAGCAAAATgacttgtaattaaaaaatacatacagctTGTCCACTTTAACACCCACAGTAAAAGTTGTTGCAGATGTGTAGTTATTTAGCATAACAACACACTAAATTACTGCTAAAACTAAAGCCTGAAGCGGTTTGCTGGTCTGAGCTGGGTCACACTTGTTATCATTGGTGGGCAAATCAAACGGAAGACAATAAGcctaacatattaaataaaaataagtgtgcTAGATTTTGTTTCAGTAATATTGTTTCTTGAAAACTTTTTATTATGCACCATTAGTttctatataaaatacaaatattggaaaatgttatattttctatttttcaaattTCATTAAGATATTTCTAAGCTTGAAAAGTGTCGAAAACCCTTCTAAAACCAGTCTGACCAAGACCTGCACATCAGCTAAGGGTAGATCACTGTTAAAGGACCGGAGTTAGGCCTAATGAACGTACAGTAACAGAATTTACAAGCTGTTGCACTTTAAAACAGTCTGATGATTAATAATGGTCGATGGTTCATTGGTGCTGTAGGCTACTCACCATTGCATTATTCTGCTATGTGGGGTCAGCTGGACACTTTGAAAACTTTGGTTGAGCTCAATGCTGATTTTCAAGCGATCAGTTTCCGGGGAGAGAAGGCTGTTGATGTGGCCCGGCGTTATGACAAACTGGACTGTGCAGAGTATCTAGCATGGGCTGGTAGGAAAGAGATACATTTCAGCACATAATGCTAGAGTCAGATCTTGTTATGATTAAGGTTGATGGTTTTTTTTCTCCTAACAGAGGCCAAACAAAGTTTGCAAGCATTAATAGAAGATATGAGAAACATTATAGCTGATCCAGAGAAAGTTCAAGGGAAGCTCAATAAAGAGGACAAGGTaatgaattattcataatatcCTTAGtgaaatagtttcagttttagcaaACACAAAAGTACACGTTTCCTAACCATTGTTTGTGTGTTGCTAGACCGTGTGTATAAACACCTGTTCGGCAAAATCTGACTGGATACACAACACCAAAAATGCAACAATTCAAGACTTCATTGAACAGAAGAAGCACCTCGAAGACATACTGGCACCTGTTCTGATCAAGCTTAACACACAATGTGAGAACTgctgtgtctgttttttgtttcgtttttgttttttcaatttgcatATAAGCTAACATCTTGGTATTTTAAGTCATTCAAtatcaaacaatttttttcatttaaagggatagttcacccaaaaataagaatacagtcggagttatattgaaaatgtcctggctcttccaagctttataatggcagtgaatgtgGGGTCGGGATTTTTAAGCAAAATGAAgtgcgtccatccatcataaaaagtgctcacACAGCTTCAgtgggttaataaaggccttctgaagtgaattgatgtgtctgtgtgtgaaaaatatctgtatttaaaactttataaaccgtaatctctagctctagccaggacatttttaaaaaaaaaatatgacctaACTCCgactgtatttgtctgaaagaagtcatatacacctaggatggcttgagggtgagtacatttttgggtgaactatccctttaacctagCACATTTCTGCCAAagaatgtttgatatatttgtgttttattttttattacctaaatgaagttttttgtttcttattttttcacAGCTGAAGCcccaacaaagacaaaaaagccTTAGAAGTTCATTGCACAGAGGCATTATGTCATTCAAATGTCAATAAATATTTAGGGGGGGAAATGGTTACATTTATTCAATACATGTTCTGCATTAAGTCTTTTCAAAGATTAAAAATTAGAccctaaaataaatattgtatgattCCTGACAGAATTGCAACACAATTGTATTtcgaaaaaataaaagaaaactgtttaatgtttaatgactgtttaatttaGAACatgtattgcacatttttttatgaCTCAAGTTCatataaacaagaataaaaattatgtgacaaattattattattattattttacgcTAAAAGCAGAGCTGTTGGCTGATGTTCTTGTGATGCTCTTATTGCGCACTAGATGGAGACAGAGGCCGCCTTTCATGGTTAGCCAAATCATTTCTAAATTTCTCTAAAATTGAATATTACATGTATTTTTCAGCCGGTCTTATGTATACAAAACGTGTTATTCAAGAACTAAATGCAACGCCTATTGATGTCAAAccgatttaaatacatttttatgacattattgcACGAGGTTAACCAGCAGATGTCTCAAAGACTCGATAATCAGTTCACATCTGTCTTACAATATCGATCGATGCTGTCAAAGTCTCAATTCGTCCTAATTTCAAAttcaacaaataaattatatttctaaaaaaatgttactgaattTTAATAGATGTGTAAAAAGTAGTAAAAGCTGTCTGAAGCGGTTTAAAACATAAATGCGTGTTGATCGAGTCACTCGGTCATCTTCTAGTTTCCCCTGAATCCCAGCGCACAGCCTGGCAATGTGATTGAGCTGGAAAAGCGGTCTGGATTTGGAAGTGTGAAAAGGGCTGTCTGTCCTCACCACAGGACCGGGAGGAACGGAGGGAGTCCCAAACAACGACTCACACTTAAAGTGGACGACAGAACAGTAAACTGATACGTGCtgttattttgatgatttttgccGCAGGGACAATGCAGTAAACTCCTGCCGTCGATCCGGGAAAACCGACGCCTGGATTCATTCAATCTGTTTCCACGACCTGACTCATGGACAGACACAAGAAACAGCAGTCCATCTGAATATAACTTGAAGAACTGCTGCTTGTTGCTTCTGTTTTAACTTTTGGCTGCTGATTCTGTCTTAAGAAAAGGGTGATCTGAAACTTTGCACTTTCGTATGTTTTAGGGCTTTATAAGTGTTTAAATACActatcaaatctttttttttttaaatccgtatttccttattttattgtatttttgccGACTACGTGGCTACAATGTTCTGTAATGTAAACATAGACTAGAATCGCGCGTACTTAATTTATATCCCAACtgtgaaacaaagaaaaacatgggAAACTCCAAACGTTTAGTTTGAACATTGCCGTACTACTGTCGCTAGTTTATTCGGGtttatttgaactatttttagcTGTGTGGTTGGATACTAAACCAACAGAAACGAACGGAAACATTGTGATTGAGGTTCTCCTGCCACGCGCGTTGAAATCCACCGGACTGGAGTCTTTACCTGGACGTTACCGTGGAGGTGTATCGAGCATGGAGACGGATTCAGTAACCGCTGGCGACGTGGGCTCGATTCAGGGAGGCATGAATTCTTTAGACCCAGTGGTCGATGGGATTTTGATGGACTCGTTTTGCCAGCAGCAGGGATGGGTGCGGGTCTACGGTAAGTGATAGTCAGTGGCCGCGCTGGCTTCAGATGTGTTCACCTTAACACCTCGGTGATATAGATCACAGAGAGGTGATGTTAATATAATTCTGAgctcaaatacattaaataaccaAATGATTTGGGGTTTTATTTAATATCACCATTTAATACCGAAGGGAATTCAGATTCGTATGTTTACCGAAGCATTGTCAGACAGGGCTgtttatggcaagccgttttaacctTTAGCCTGTTTCTTATTTGGGGTAATTTCTAACCTTTCAGTACTGGGACACAGGCCCTGCATTAAGAGCCAACATTTTGGtactcatttttattaaaatcctGTTAtggatatatgtatataaattgtcTTTACCAGCAGCACAGTCAGACTGCACACTCAATAAGGTGCTTAATCTGTGACAAACCATAGAAGACATCTGCATGTTTTGTTTCTTAGAGTGGATTGTAGGTAAATATCCACATCAGTCAGCActccatttgttttattataaaataaatattttacaagattagatcaAAACAGTGATAAATTTGTGATTCATTGCTAGTGGCATTGCTAGTTCTGATTCTAAAGTGCTGGTAGAAAACAACATACTTATATATTATAAGGAAAAAATATTCTCAAgttaatatatagatttataatttttatatttttggtgggGCACAGAGGTCATTCACTGTTTCTAGTGCCCCAGTAAAAAGGGTCTTAACAAAAGTGTTTTCACTAAGTTAAGTGTTCATAATGTGCTAGTACTTATTTCAGTAGTGACTAGTATTTAAGTTAGTCACTAGCACTGGAaaattatataatagtatttttcaACACAACTCAAATTTATACTAATCGTTGCTAATTCCCTTTTCCAATTTATCTAGAAACTATGTTAGTTCTTATTCTTTAGTTTCTTGTAGCTATTCAAATCatgactaatatatatttaaatttttgagtaaCAATTAGCAACATATACTACCTGGAGTTTAATAGTTGATATATGAACCACAGATCTATGGAATAGTTACTTGCTGAACAGATACCAGTCATTGTTGGCTTATTTACCAGTAATCAAAGTATGAGTAACATTAAAATAGTTGCTATAGTTATTTGTATAGACTGAATATTAATATGGCTTGCCATAGTACCATAGCTCTAATAGAAACATGTTGGTCCTTTTTCCTTCCTGTTTGTGACTTAAACTATCAGTTTTCAACTTGAAAAGACACTAGGTTAAATCTTATAtccttatatattatatagtttgtGTGTGATGGTACAATACATTGTGTGCCTTTAGTGTGATTGTTTTAACTGTAGTGTAATTTGTAAAGAAACAATGGCATGAATATATGATAGATTCCAATGTGTGTATTACGATTTGTGGTTAAGGGAAGGGCTGTGTGGAAAATCCTGGTTACACGTAACAGGTTTGTATGTTGATCTGGTTGTGGATGATTATATCTCCTAGAGTAGTTGTAATAGGAGACGGGTGCAATAGGGAATAGACAAAGGTATTGTATTGTTgataaacatgaaaatgtgttcTTGTCATGGTTTAAATTGGAGTTTTAATAGGGGTTTGTAAATGCACATGCACAATTTTAATTCTGAATTACAAGACTTAGTAGTAAGCCATGGTTACTGATTGTGTTTCCAGATTTGTTGTTAAATAAGGCTTCTTTAAGGCTGTGTGCACCCTATAGACATGTTGCCAGGGGCTGTTGTCATGGCAGCCTGTTGTCTTCTTATTTAAGGATGTAAGTCGAAACTAGGGACTTCACATGAGAGACAGGACTTCCAGGTCTGTCCACCCACTGTCACAGACTCTCATTTTCCATTCCCACTAATTCTGAGCTGAACCAACTAAAATcaagttaaaattataatataaaattataatatagatCAACCAACAAATTAAAGGTTAAGTTCCACTAAAAATAATaagtgtcataatttactctcacccttatttcattccaaacccatactgttttctttctttaaagtttcaagcttcaaaaaggacaacaacaaaaaaaaaacaatgtaaatgtataagAAAATTGCTCCATATGACTTGTGGACAAGTCAGTCCAACTTTTCTGAAATCATATGATGCATAATCTTGACATGCTCATAGCTCTCTTCATCATTCTTTTGAGACAATCTTGAAATGGTAATCAAGTTCACAAAACAAGTTTAGATGTTGAATCGGACTGATTCAATGAGTGAACTCACTGGATACAATGAGTAATGAACAATCAATGAATAGTCAAGCTGTTTTATGATTTCACAAGGCTTGAAATATAGTCATGCTGACAACCTTTATGAAACATTTATAGCATTTGGGAATCAGCGACCATCACTGTCTTCCGAATAACTCCATTTGTGTTCAACGGAACAAATAAAGTCATTCAGTTTCGGAATTATATGAGGATGGGTAAACTATGATGCAGTtctcattttgggtgaactatcccttttgtTTTGAAATCCAGGGCAGTTTAATCTTATTTTCCAGGCCTGCACTGGGAAAATGTTCAAATCCAGATGACGTGTTGTAATGTGTGAAGAATTCACATTTTCTCTGTTCATGTGCTGTCTAACACCCTATGACATAATTTTCAATTCTTTGGTATTTGTCTTTAACTCGTTCCCACTGGTGTAAGCGCAAACTCACAGTGGGACAGAATTGAGTCATTACTGACAGTCAGAGAGCAGTCAGACCTCTCACATTAAAACTGGCCACAGCATGGATGTCATATCCTTAATTTAATGACCACGGTTGCTACATGCTCATGTCAAACATCACTTCCTCAGACAGAGTGGTAATGAAACATGGATTTAAAATTTCTTTAGTTTTGGTGGTGTTCATTCAGTGACTTGTTATTACTAGGAAATCTTTTCTGTTTATATATGTCTGGGGAAACTAATAACATAACTGTTCTGTTATAGCTGATGTTCCTCCCACAGGCTTATTCAAGGGCTATTTGTGTTCTATGTAAATGCTGTTTGTGTGCTTTAAATGGGGGTTTGTATTGCATTAGGCAGCCTATTCTCTGCACTTTGGGTTTGTTGTTGCCTGGAGTTATCTAAGAGAGATTTTGGAAATATAAATGCACTTCCTCCAGTCGTTTACACAAAGCTCAGGGTTGGCGGGTGTGTAGGTAGCCCTGTCAGATTTGGCATCTGTTTGGGCCTGCTGGTTCAAAAAGTTCGCCTACATCCACAAAGCTTCTTACATCATGCCCCTCATATTGAAATTGAAAGGTATGGAACGGTTCTGCCATGGTGGATGAAAGTGAATGCTGTTGAATGTTTGTGAAGTTGCTGCTTAGATGTGTTTAATCTTGTAGAGGAAGCTGGGAGAGGCTGGGGAGGGGTGGGAGTGAATGGTGAGATTGTGTTAGCGGTGGACGGCTCAGGATGTGCTCCCCGCTGCGCCACCTCCCCTCCACCCAACGTGAGCCGTTCGTTCGTTCGTTGTAGCTGTCAGCAGACAGGGCCGGGACTATGATGTAAGCAGACCGTTCCGAAAATGACCTCAGTGGACTGGATTCCAAAATTCCAGTGCATTCATCGTGGCATTCCAGAGCTGAAATAGCTCAATAAGGATGCTGGCCGGCTTCTCTCCCACTCACTTCCCTTATGTATCTGTTAAGAGTAATGTTTTCCATGCCAACTTGTCTATTCATGGACTTGTTTTGGCCACGGCTGTTCTTTTCAGCGATTACAAAATATTTCCGTGTGGACATTCAATCAGAGAGCAGAGCTGCTAAGTTTTAGCAAGTTAGGCTGACATCAGTTTCCATGTGCTGCTGATCTGTATGTTCATGTTCGGGATGCA
Above is a genomic segment from Cyprinus carpio isolate SPL01 chromosome A2, ASM1834038v1, whole genome shotgun sequence containing:
- the ankrd45 gene encoding ankyrin repeat domain-containing protein 45, translating into MRSTEEKTVLLCALDDDVEGLKSLLESLLESANDTQQSENILWEKDEVGRNALFVACTLGRSGIVRELVRNGADVNELTARGYSPLHYSAMWGQLDTLKTLVELNADFQAISFRGEKAVDVARRYDKLDCAEYLAWAEAKQSLQALIEDMRNIIADPEKVQGKLNKEDKTVCINTCSAKSDWIHNTKNATIQDFIEQKKHLEDILAPVLIKLNTQSEAPTKTKKP